From one Dermacentor variabilis isolate Ectoservices chromosome 3, ASM5094787v1, whole genome shotgun sequence genomic stretch:
- the LOC142574053 gene encoding uncharacterized protein LOC142574053: MPSLGVPLFRFLLVLTAAAFVGGAGNEVGAHSAHGADEALEALLGGHGASFPIWKIFGIEQPRRKGVEVSSFKVHVDTSVSSKRPKKRARTDSGAPERKHRKGTRARRPPYVVVESTSNGEVLGKSLLRNHFFHDLFKLQGAPAGENISAVGPQYVVNNGVGQKKKSLNPLIVIVRRRSARNESERAAESAAASRLLGAKGGELHVLGGHESRNEMESRQRVAAEAAINVIKKVILKKMLSSSRSVGDRSKPCKNGSALTAAIISPALLFSRTQHFPPVFSEESSKGGYRVAAPVLPKIEVSYEFQEVKYEGGIESGAGSAADLLFPASPYDRRPPDATAVYGAVLAISMLALPITIMGLLRVLSRYPRATTGTKKTIFRLPCEAPAYAPEPEPNTKDLNITGSLLEDPISITVNSYYPGTARPALMQPPKQTTV, encoded by the exons ATGCCGTCGCTCGGCGTGCCGCTTTTTCGCTTCCTCCTCGTTCTCACTGCGGCGGCCTTCGTCGGCGGGGCCGGCAACGAAGTCGGCGCGCACTCTGCTCACG GTGCAGACGAGGCACTGGAAGCCCTTCTCGGTGGTCATGGTGCGAGCTTCCCGATCTGGAAGATCTTCGGAATCGAACAGCCGCGGCGGAAGGGAGTAGAGGTCTCCTCCTTCAAGGTCCACGTCGACACCTCCGTGAGCTCGAAACGGCCGAAGAAGCGTGCCCGCACCGACAGTGGAGCCCCGGAACGCAAGCACCGCAAGGGAACGCGCGCGCGACGTCCGCCGTACGTCGTCGTGGAGTCCACGAGCAACGGCGAGGTTCTCGGCAAGTCCCTGCTGCGGAATCACTTCTTCCACGACCTCTTCAAGTTGCAGGGCGCCCCCGCTGGCGAGAACATCAGCGCCGTGGGTCCCCAGTACGTCGTGAACAACGGCGTCGGCCAGAAGAAGAAGAGCCTCAATCCCCTCATCGTCATAGTTCGCCGGCGCTCGGCGCGAAACGAGTCCGAGAGAGCTGCGGAGAGCGCCGCTGCGTCGAGGTTGCTCGGCGCCAAGGGGGGTGAGCTGCACGTACTGGGGGGCCACGAGTCCAGGAACGAAATGGAAAGCCGCCAGAGGGTGGCTGCCGAAGCGGCCATCAACGTCATCAAGAAGGTCATCCTGAAGAAGATGCTGTCTTCGAGCCGCTCGGTCGGCGACAGGTCGAAGCCCTGCAAGAACGGCTCTGCTCTGACCGCCGCGATCATCTCGCCGGCGCTGTTGTTTTCGCGCACGCAGCATTTTCCTCCGGTCTTCTCCGAAGAAAGCAGCAAGGGTGGCTACAGGGTCGCCGCGCCGGTTCTGCCCAAGATCGAGGTTTCCTACGAGTTCCAGGAGGTCAAGTACGAGGGCGGCATTGAGTCCGGAGCAGGCTCGGCGGCGGATCTACTCTTCCCTGCCTCGCCGTACGACCGCCGACCTCCGGACGCGACGGCTGTCTACGGAGCGGTCCTGGCAATCAGCATGCTCGCGCTCCCGATCACCATCATGGGCCTACTCCGAGTACTCAGTCGTTACCCGAGAGCGACGACGGGCACCAAGAAGACGATATTCAGGTTGCCCTGCGAAGCACCCGCATACGCTCCCGAACCCGAGCCTAACACCAAGGACCTGAACATCACGGGATCTCTGCTGGAAGATCCCATCTCTATCACGGTCAACAGCTACTATCCCGGAACGGCACGGCCAGCTTTAATGCAGCCGCCCAAGCAGACCACCGTATAA